In Mugil cephalus isolate CIBA_MC_2020 chromosome 7, CIBA_Mcephalus_1.1, whole genome shotgun sequence, the sequence aaccttgaagaaaaaaaagacagtcaaCATTTCTCATCTGTACACTTTTCTGTGAGCATGACAACAAAAGACAACATAACTTGACAACATTTTCTCTAGACTGGTGATAGATTTGTTTGGTTAATTCTAAGAAATCTTGTATTATACAGTGTAGCCTgcatatttttgcttttaacgTTGTTTTAGCGTTttagtttatgacctatactacagtcAGTCACGAGGGGGAGCTCTAGGTTCTTTGGcatcactttagaggagctgacCATCTCtaatatacagtctatggaccTGAGGCTTATTTGGTTAGAAGTCACTGAATAAGAGCAATACACAGACCATCTCATCAGAAAAAACAGGAATTGACACTTACCTCAGGAACTGCATACACTGTATTTTCTGTAGTTTCTATGTTCAGAGATAAAGATATTAATGGCGATTaggtttaaatgtattttttttttcttgctgctgctgtttgtgttacTTTACTACATTACTGCAAGACAAGAAAGTATGACCCAGAGTCCCATCTTCGATTTTGCATTTATCACAAgtagcagaaacagaaagaaagatcCTATTCAGTCTGATCTTGGTAAAATGTAGCCAGTAGATgactttaaactgaataaattacAGTCGGTCATTGATAGAATAAGTTTTAATCGTATTCAATCCCTGGACCCACAGCACACCTGATGTGTCATCACCAACGTCTGACACCCAGGTGTCTTTAATATGAGGAGAATGGGCTGCCACACTGAAAGTATTAATGAACTTCTAAAGTTGTTCCTATTGAGTCCAAATGTCATGTATGTATCAATAACTCTAAtgtcacaaagacacacacataaagtctCCATGTGTGATGTTTTCTAATGTGGGTGATCACAAGTGAAGGATTCAGAGAATGGATGAGCTTAAAGCAGCACATAGACTAGAGGCTCTAAAACACAGGTGCTTGTCTCAACATGTGTTGTTTCTAAAGAACAGCTGTAAACTATCATGAAGACTAAATACAGAATAACTTTAACTGTATGATTAGTGTTACTGGATTGTTTAATAACACAAACAGTAATAATGTGTGAGGCAGCAGGTAATAAAACAGATTCATCTTTCTACTTTGTAATTTAAGATGTAATAAACATTTGTACTTACATTTTCTTCTCTTAAGAAGGAAATATCAAACAACCATCGTAAGGACACTAACAGATATCACAAGAATGACGATTGTAATAATATTGTTGCGGTGATGTTCAGACCCtgtacagaaaaacaaaaacagattaaaaaatgatGCCTGGTTTCAGTCACTCTACATAGTTCATTTTGTGTTAGTGTAACATTGTGTGTTGGAAACTTAACCTTTGACCAACTATGTCTGTGTCTAAATGTCTTGACAGATaccttcatttatatttaaaacgagtttaatatacatttacatttttagaagaaaaaaattagagaACAGATGTCTTTTTTGCATATAAATAGGTCGATtgaaccttaataaaaaaagataagcTTAAAGTGTAAAACTATTGACCTTCCAAAAGATACTGAAAACCACTTATATTACTTTATGTATTCAGTCTGTCAGTCTCACCAGCATGTAGGGGACAGAGATCCTGAATCTGTGTCTTCTTCTGAGTCCAGCTGACTTGGTTGCTATGGTTACAGATGATTGTGTCATTCAACAGGTGGACACGGAGGGAAGCACCAGAGTTGGTGACCTTTGAttggtctcctccctcctgagagcaggttttggtgtcacatgtgaaagtgctgctgatgtgtgagtcctctgtgctgcaggtcacagtgaggttacaggagtctgagctgttggacacagagtctggattcagatcaactggagacactggacctgatggaggaaagtaggtgtgaggaggtttacagacatgacagcagatgttctctgtcagtgtgtgaaatgttcagaaaccTACCTTGAACTGTGACCATGTATTTAGCTACTGTTTGTTGTTGATCCGCTGTCGCTAGTGCTGTATAAACTCCACTGTCGTCATCTTGTAGATTCTTTAATTTCAATGAGTAATTTTCCACAGAGAACTCAACCCTTCCAGTGTAATTTTTTGGTTTTCCACCAGGTGAATATCCTACTAAAACATTGCTTGTATCAAATTTCCAGACAAAGAAATCAAATTCCTTTGTAACATCATCCATGACTTCCAGAAGtacatcatctcctctcttcacaaacacatcagtcacagcacTGGACCCTGTAAAACAGTAGatacataataatgaaattagatcaatcataaatactgtatttctgtACCTAACTTTCAACACAATGTCAGTGATCAGTTAAAtaatgattgtgttttttatctCATCTGGATTTGTTAAGGAGTGGATTCTCATTTGTAGTTGGAAACATCTTTACCTGCTTTGACTCAGTGTGTATTTATGAcaagtgacagagaaagaaagaggtcagTAAAAGTCTTATGGACTCTTctgttgattgttgtgtttctcagtgtGCTGTGTATTATTATCCCATGTCTTTATAGAGTTTTAGCTGAAATAGTTGAGTGAaacctcttcatcatcaacaaccactgatgtgtctgttgcttttattttcttccttttcgtTCCATCATTTGTTACGACAGAGCTCTCAGACGTACGActcatttatctttaaaatatttctgagcCACAAAGAAACATGTGAACATACAGTAACCACGTCAGTTTGTCCAAGTTcagcttcacagcagacatgtgactatatgtttttaataactCTGTTATACCACGACCTACTGGGGGCGTGGTTGGTAAAAGAAATTTGAAAAggaagttatttaaaaataaaaatacagcgtTTAGTCTCTGAGTTACAGCAATCATACTATGATATAAACCAAGTATAACAGCATGGTTCATCTGTTTGTATCAGGTTTTCATGGATAAAATGTCTAAGAACATTGTAAATTGTCTGTTTCCCTCATTACAAAACAATTCTGTAGAAAGATTTGGATACATGATGTTTTACTATTTAGTGTCGTGCTCTCAAATCTgatttatatatgtattgtcTGTagttaaatgtgaagaaatggaAGCTAATAGTTAAAACTGTCCAAACATGTTGATTACAGAACATGTTTAAGTAAAGTGTTGTTCAAAGGAACTTAAATACCacatatactgatcagccacaacattaaaaccaggagaagtaaacattggccatcttggatatttcttgtatttcttgTAGTCATGTACCATCCacataaaccagaccagacacccccaccccagagcaataacactccttggtggcagcaggatgcagcctgacacacaaaaaccccttgggaacaattcaaaaaacatgacgagcagcacctggcctccaaattcactagatcccaaactgatcaagtatctgtggtatGATCCAGAGGcccgtcccctcaacccataggacccaaagggccccaaaaacaacttcctgttaccagacaccacaggacaccctcagaagacccatgtccattctctgatgagtcacaactgttttggaggaacaagggaaacctacacaatattagacaggtggtcataatgttatgtctgtaTGAAAGCTGTTAAGTCAGTAGTAGCAGTTCACAGTATCAAACAGCAGGAGAAGATCTGACAAAAACACGCTGAgatctcctcctgctgtttgaTGATGAATTTTATTTGTACATGATTCTCTCCTTGAGTAGAGGTACTGACACATCTGCAGATTAAACATGATATACAGAGGGTAAAATAAGTAGTGAACACagtttttcatagtaaacatatttctaaaggtgttattgacatgacattttcaccatGTGATTACTTGGTTTTCACCAAGTTTTCTCcgtacatagaaagaaaccaaaacaaatagaaaTTAAGTTATATGTGATAATGTGAAAcgacagagggaaaaagtattgaacacacacagaaagggaggtggaaaagggcatggaaagccaagacaacagctgaaatctatcagtgatcagaaagtcGTCCTGCCCTTTGTTAGTGCAAATGAaaatcagctggttcagtccaaaccgatggcctataaaaaggtgtgtcattaccaaggtgtcgcaaagaactctctcaagaccttcacaaccttttTGGTGCAAGACATTCTGATGGCAGTAGTTATAGAGGGATTTCTAAACGTTTCTGAGTGTTCCAGTGAACACTAGGTGCTCCgcgcaagatttctgacagagaaatgaaaaggatTATCAGAAGTAGAATTATTCAAAGAGCAAAGGAAGTACTGTACTGAAGTACTAAAAATGTACCAAggcattcttgagaaaaatctgtcTGTCAGTGTTTGTCTAGTCGAGTGTGGAACTGTTTTCTGGGTTCACGACTTAAAATGATGCCTCAACACATTTATAGATTTTCTTGACAAGATTAAAGTTATAACAAGGTTAAAGTTATAACTTTCTAACCATTGTCACTTCATCTCCTGATTACCTCCTGGCTAGCAGCAATTTACTGTTAAATAAATGCTCTTTCTGTTATTgaaatttactgttaattttcaagaacaataaatcaataacTCTCATCCTccacatttacagtaaaatgcaGATGAATAATTACTGGTTAATTAggattcattttcagtttttatcacAAATTATATATCTGAGGTAGTTCAATGAACTGCACGGATACTAAATGCTACATACAAGTATACATGCAGtacatatttttagatttagtcatttattttaacattttacattttttctaaACGTTGTAATTTGATAAGCTGTTCTATGTCAGTTTTGCTGTAAGATACCATATTTTGGGAGAGAGTATAAATGTagcatttttataaatagcaaattcatgttttatgacAAATAATACAGCTTCAAATTTACCTTGTGTCTATgaacaaaatacaatacatgtttaaaatgaactttCCTCCAAGAACAAATTAATGTATAAAGGTttagagaaaaactaaaatatcagaAATTTGAGAAGGGTTAGAAATGTCAGAAATTCAAGCCAACAGCTTCAGGTCAGTGCTGTAACTGAACTAAATTACAGTCGTACCAATAATGCAGACAGCACTCAACAAGAAAACATGTTGCTGGGAGATGGAATATGTTGGAATATGCATATTTGTTCATGTTGGAGGATTTCTATTTAACTGAACTTCTGCaaaatcacagtaaaaaaacTCAATGTTAGATGCTACTTTTGAGAATATGACATTATTAAAGCATGGTATTAATATCCGTTTACAtaattttcacatgtttcaaCATTAACTGGCCCTTCTTACTCCTGTGGTCGCATGCTTTTTGTTTCAATTCTATCTTTTATGGAGACATTTCAGAGCTATAGTAtgaaaagcagattttaaaattaaaaatatcaaaaaacacCAACTATTACTAAAACAAGAATAAGATCTTACCTTGAATTTGACTTGAATATATCACAGAAACAGCCAATAAGAAAGATTTAAGTTCCATTTCAAAACATGCAATTCAATTTAAGGATGTACACGAGCTGCTCCCTCAGAGCAAATGAGAAATGTTAGTtcctgtttaattatttatactATAGACATTTACCACAGGGGGCGTCTTTAGCTTTGTGGAGACACTATGTCTATAAGACGCCCATAGTTTGTCAAACTACAATGGAGAGATGATCTAAGACAAAGTTCATGTATCTGAACCTGTTGTGGTTTTGCTCTGacagttttctcatgtttgcaggtctctctgatggtgtctccatctgtctggtgaAGACAGTCGTGTTCTCTGTTGGTCTGATCATCATGGTGTCTGTCGTCATCAGTGTCCACCTCATGGAGAAGATcaggaaactaaactaaacagttCTCCTCTAATCAAATGTATGCATCCCTGTTGTCTatgagtaaaacacagaaaatcctGTATAATAAATATAGTAATACCTGAACAAAGGCAGAAATGATGGAGACAAACCAGCAACATGATGTAAACAATTTACCATTAGAAACTTTTACAAATAGATAGTTAGATATGTGAGAAATTCACATTTCCAGCAGCTTAACAAGAATGGGACACAAGGGGCCTGCAGGTTCAGAGAAAACCGAAAGCAGTATTcaatcatataaaatataaaatacaaaaaaaatacaaaaatacttgATATTTgctacacacacatttactacCATTGACTGGTAGAAGAACACAAACCAAACTCAAAGAACTAAACTGCCTCAGCTAAACTGCAGGCGGTGGCCTGCAGAACAAAAAAGGAAGTGTGAAAAGGTGGAGACAGGAAGCAGTTCTGCATgcaacagacacattttaacatgtgaTTCACACTGTTTCAGTGTGAATCACATGTGTGATCCACACTGAACAGTGTGAATCACACTGTTCACACTGTAACATGTGATTCACACTGTTTCAGTGTGTATTCAACAAAACAAGAGGCTTTGTGACGCTTGGACTGATGCTCTGCATTGAAGCACCAGTCAACTATAGTACTTAAATCTGTTATCTAGAAAACATCAGTGTGatctgtgaatgttttttcttttcccaattATACACCtcgactgtttttattttttatgtatatattttacattgtttatttctgttataaTGTGTAAATGAGAAATGTAGCAGTATTTGTAGG encodes:
- the LOC125011399 gene encoding SLAM family member 5-like isoform X1 gives rise to the protein MELKSFLLAVSVIYSSQIQGSSAVTDVFVKRGDDVLLEVMDDVTKEFDFFVWKFDTSNVLVGYSPGGKPKNYTGRVEFSVENYSLKLKNLQDDDSGVYTALATADQQQTVAKYMVTVQGPVSPVDLNPDSVSNSSDSCNLTVTCSTEDSHISSTFTCDTKTCSQEGGDQSKVTNSGASLRVHLLNDTIICNHSNQVSWTQKKTQIQDLCPLHAGLEHPFGPISTIIMIFVGVLMMVVGSCLLYKRRKRDRKTIKNPLYGRSVRSADRDSALSPSSTYSLVGQNTGPRGSTETKTNNQPESLYAMI